The nucleotide sequence GCGGCAGCTCGTAGATGGCCGGGCGCTTGACGGCGCCGGCCACCGCGACGGCCGCGCCGAGCGGCGGGACGAACAGCCGGTCGCCATCGCGCAGACGCAGGTCGGCGGCCCCGCCTCCGGCCAGCAGAAGGTCGTAGAGGTCGACCGGCTGCCCGCCCCCGGGCGTGCCGGCGCGGATCAGCCGGATGCGGCGGAGCGACCCCGTCGGCGCGACGCCCCCGGCGGCCGACAGGGCATCCAGCACCGTCGCGAAGGCGTGGAGGTCGTGCCGCCCCGGCCGCGGCACGGAACCGGTGACGAGCACGCCGATGCGGCGGACCTCGGCCAGCGAGACGAAGGTCTCGGTGTTCGGCAGGGCGGCGGAGACGGCCGCCGCCAGTTCCCCCCGCAGGACCGAGAGAGGGAGCCCGGCGGCGGTGACCGGCGCCACCTCGTCGACGATCAGCAGGCCGGCGCTGTCGACGGCGAAGCGCTTGCTGAAGGACTTCTGCCCGCGCAGCGTCACCAGCAGCTCGTCGCCGGTGTTCAGCACATAGTCGCCCTGGATGCCGCCGGGCGGCTGGCGGGGATCGGCCGGCCTGCCGAACAGCTCAAGCCCGAACAGGCGCAGCGTCTCCCCGGCCCGGGCGGAGAAGGCGGCTTCCAGCGGGGAAATCCCGTGCTCCGCCGCGAACGGCGGTTGGGCAGGCGGACCGGGGGACGCCGGCTCCGCTGCCCGGACGGCGATGGCCCACAGCAAAGGTGCCATGAGCGGCACCATGAGGATGAGGAGTCGGCACGCGGTTGCGAACATGGAGTGTCTACAGGATGCCACGGCCAGCCGCCTGCGGGTGCGGCGGTTGCCTGAATACACTCATGCGTGTGTTTTCGAGGAAATGCAACCTGATCCTGCCGGCCGGCGGCGGGCAGCCCGGTGGCGTCGGTCGGGGCTCAGGCCACCCCGACCGCAGGCTCCCGGCCCATCGCGAGGTCGTCGTAGAGCGTGAGGTAGCGCTCCGCCATCACGTCGATGGAGTGGCGGGTGCGGGCGGCGGCGCGGCAGGCGTCGGGGTCGATGGTCGCGGCGGCCTCCACCGCCTTGACGAAGCCCTCGACATCCTCGGCGAGGAAGCCGGTCACGCCGGGCTCGACGATCCCGGGAAGCGGGCCGGCGGGGTAGCCGACGACGGGCGTGCCGCAGGCCAGCGCCTCCAGCGCCGCCAGCGAGGTCGGCTCGACGCTGCGGCGCGGCGAGATCAGGCAGCGCGCCGCACCCAGCATCCAGCGCTTGCGCGCGAAGCCGATCGGGCCGAGGAAGCGCCGGCGCTGGTCGAGGCGCGGGCGGATGACGTCCTGGAAATAGCTGCGCGCCTCCGCCGTCGCCGGCACCTCGCCGCTGAGGACGAGCTGCATGTCGCTGGCGTGCGCGGCCTCCAGCGCGAGGTCGAAGCCGCTGTCGGGATCGACGCTGCCGAGCCCGACGACGAAGTTGCGCTTGGGAATGCGGATGTAGAGCCGGTCGACCGCGACCCCGATCTCGATCGGCGGCAGCAGGGGGGCGGCGGGCGGGGCGTCGCGCATTTGCCAGGCGGACAGGCCGGTCAGCCAGACGTCGGGCCGGTCGGGCGTCAGGGCGTCCGCGGATAGTCGTCCAGCGGACGGTGGAGCGTGACCAAGGTGGGGAGCCCCGTCGCCGGCAGGCAGACGGGAAAATCCTCGAGATGCAGATGGACCAGATCGACCGGATGGCGCTCCAGCGTCGAGGCGATGGTCGCCGCGACGCGCTTCGCGACGATGCCGCGCGCCCGCTGGTTCACCGCCCCCGCGACGCGCGGCAGCGGGATCAGCGATCCCGACACGGCCGACCCTTCGACCCCGATCACCAGGGAGCGATGACCTGCCCTGACCAGCGCCGCGTCCAGGGCCGCGACCATGAGCCCGTCCGTGGCACCGGAATCCGGATCGACCGGCGCATAGGGTGATGCAACGCTGAGGATCGTAAGGGTCATCACACCGCCTTTAACCGTTCAGGGTATGGGTGGTGAGGAGGCGCCGGGAATGGAAGGCTCCCGAAAGGAGAGGTCGCCGGAAGAACGCTCAGTCGTCGCCGCCGCCTCCCTTGAGGTCGAGCAGGCTGCGCAGGTCCTGCACCCGCCGCTCCGCGCTGTGCTCCGCCAGGACGCGGCGGCGGGCGCGGGCGCCGAGATCGGCGAGATGGCTGCGCGGCAGCATCAGGGCGGTGGTGACGTCGTCGCTCTGCGACGCGGCGAGGATCTCGCGGCCGGGATCGAAGAAGCTGTCCAGCCCCTCCCAGCGGTCGGAGACGATGGGCACGCCGCAGGCCGCGGCCTCCAGCAGCCGGGCGGGCGGGCACCAGCCGGCATCCCGCGCGTCGTCGCGCACCAGGGCCAGCGTCAGGGTGGAGGAGGCGAGGAAGGCCGGCCGGTCCCGCGGCGGCAGGTCGGGCACGGTCTTGATGTTGGCGGTGCGCCCCACCTCGTCCGGCAGGCCGGATCCGGCGATGACGAACCGGCGGCGCGACAGCCGCTGCGCCGGGTCGAGGAACAGCCGCTCCAGCCCCTTGCGCAGGACCGTCCCGTCCGGGGCGAGGCAGCAGAGGTCGCCGAGGAACTCCTGACGGGCATCTGCAGGTCGATGCAGAT is from Azospirillum thermophilum and encodes:
- a CDS encoding glycosyltransferase family 4 protein; the protein is MTLTILSVASPYAPVDPDSGATDGLMVAALDAALVRAGHRSLVIGVEGSAVSGSLIPLPRVAGAVNQRARGIVAKRVAATIASTLERHPVDLVHLHLEDFPVCLPATGLPTLVTLHRPLDDYPRTP
- a CDS encoding CgeB family protein, whose translation is MKIVIFGLTNGYREETGHGARWRALVQALASRGHRVVAVERLADPAAQSADPMAGGAAVDWAIPGGDRLAYRDWDEISAEAARQSDDAAVALVVAHGPDAVAAAGLVLNSQAARKVLYDPETPSTVAALAAGEQAAHLPADGLSGFDMVLAAAGGSLLDSLRIRTGARDVAPLYPWIVPDLHRPADARQEFLGDLCCLAPDGTVLRKGLERLFLDPAQRLSRRRFVIAGSGLPDEVGRTANIKTVPDLPPRDRPAFLASSTLTLALVRDDARDAGWCPPARLLEAAACGVPIVSDRWEGLDSFFDPGREILAASQSDDVTTALMLPRSHLADLGARARRRVLAEHSAERRVQDLRSLLDLKGGGGDD
- a CDS encoding glycosyltransferase, coding for MRDAPPAAPLLPPIEIGVAVDRLYIRIPKRNFVVGLGSVDPDSGFDLALEAAHASDMQLVLSGEVPATAEARSYFQDVIRPRLDQRRRFLGPIGFARKRWMLGAARCLISPRRSVEPTSLAALEALACGTPVVGYPAGPLPGIVEPGVTGFLAEDVEGFVKAVEAAATIDPDACRAAARTRHSIDVMAERYLTLYDDLAMGREPAVGVA